The region CGGAACCATTCTTCCGTCATGAAGTAGACGATCAGGTCGTCGATCACATGGCCGTCCGGGCGCAACATGGCCGAATACAGCGCCTTGCCCGGCATGGTCAATTTATCCACGTTGTTGGCCAGCAAGTAACGCAGGAATGTGCGTACCCCGGCGCCCTTCATGTCGACCACGCGCATGTGCGAGACGTCGAACATGCCGCAGTCGTTGCGTACCAGGTGGTGTTCGTCGATCTGCGAGCCGTAATTGACCGGCATGTCCCAGCCGCCGAAATCCACCATCTTGGCGCCCATGGCACGGTGAGCTGCATTGAGAGGAGTTTGTTTAAGTGTGGTCATCATTCGCTTTCAGAAAACAAGGTTTGCGAGTTTCCGCCTTTCGGCAAATACCTGCTTAAATTACTTCAGTGCAGACTTACCTTCAGGTTAGTCGTAACTAAAATAAAAAGGCGAAGCAGCATATGCTGCTTCGCCCCATCTGTCCTTGTTACCTGAGAGATTACAACTTTCGTCGTGTGCCCCTTCGGTGGCCGACTGCATTCCCTCACCCCAACCCTCTCCCGCAAGCGGGCGAGGGGGCAAAAGATTCGCTAAGCGAACTTGATGCGACGACGCTCTCCAGATTTGCCTGTTCCGATTGGTTCATGAGCCTGAGCGGTTACGGGTGTTGCGCCTTCGGCGGTGCCATGCATCGGCACTCTCTCCCAGTCGGTTTGAACGGCGGGTGGATTATACCGGAAGTCTTACTTCGGGTAGAAAAGGAACAAGCGATATCCGGAGGGTTGAAGATCGGTGGTATCCAAGTGCAGTTTGATATCCAGGTCACGGTTGGCAGGGAGCCCCTGCTTCTCGTTGTCGCCCGCTTTCAGGTAATCCGCCGCATGAAACACACGGCGGGCGATGGGCTGGTCCTGCACGCTGGTAAGCGTAAGTTCCAGGCTGGGATAGGCTTGCGCATACGGAGCGCGGTTGTGGATCAGGGCATGCAGCGTGACGATATTGTTCAGGTTGGGATCGGACTCCAGTTCGGACGATTCGATACTGACCAGGTCTGCCTTTTGGGGCAAAGCGACCGTGCATTGAAGCAGTGCACAGTAGTCCTCAAGCAGCGGTTTTAGGCCGGGCAGGCTGGAGCCGATCTCGATGCGGAAGTAATAGGTCGCTTGTGCCAGCAGGATCAACGCCAGCAGAAAGCCCGCAAAGATGGCTGTCCAGCTTGTTTTTTTTGGCGGCATCTCCAGTATTTCATCGGTCAGTTCTTCAACGAACTGTACTTGCTGCGCCAGGGTGGTTGGCTCTTCTTTCGGTTCCGGCACGTCGAAAATGGGTGCGAGATCGGTCTCGATGGTCGGAATTTCGGCCTCAACCGCCGGAATCTCGGGTTCGATGGGCAAGCTGAGCTGCTGGGGATTGGGTTCGTCGTCGTGGAGATGCTTGCTTGCATCGAACACTTCATGGCAACGTCCGCAACGTACCAGCCCGTCATGCGCATCGAGTTGAGCCCCGGTCACTTTGAAACGGGTGCCGCATTGGGGACATTGCGTGATCTCTGTCATTTCTTTACACCTGACAAACAACACCATCCATCTTCCAGCACAGCGGGCACAAGGTCAAACCATTGTGCGTAGATGCTCATCACACCTTCGGCCTGTTCGGCGAGGATGCCGGAGAGAACGATGCGTCCGCCCGACCTGGTAGCTGCCGCCAGCAACGGAGCCAGGGCGCGCAGCGGATTGGTCAGGATATTTGCAACGACGACGTCGTATTGGGAAAGTGCTGCTCCATCCGGCAATTGGAAATTTGCCTGCACCCGGTTGGCCAGTGCATTGTCGCGGCTGGCCTGCACGGCTTGTTCGTCCACGTCCACGCCGATTGCCTTGCCTGCACCCAGCTTCATGGCGGCGATGGCGAGGATGCCGGAACCGCAGCCGTAATCGAGAACCGATTCGCCGCCCCTGATGTTCTCGTCCAGCCAGCGCAAACATAGCCTTGTGGTGGGATGGCTGCCGGTGCCGAAGGCGAGACCGGGATCGAGCGCGATGTTGATGGCTGTGGGGTCGGTCGGCGTGTGCCAGGTCGGTACGATCCACAGACGTTGCGAAATGCGGATCGGATCGAACTGCGCCTGGGTCAAGCGCACCCAGTCGCTTTCTTCCAATGTTTCGATGTGATGTTCGGGAAGAGCATCGATGCCGAGTTCGGTGCAACAGGCTTGCAGGATGCCAGCGACATCGGCATCGTTCTCGAACAGGGCGTTGATCAGATTGTGCTGCCAGACCGCGGAAGTGGGTTCGCCAGGTTCGCCGAAGATGGCCTGCTCATCCGGTGTGTCGGCGTCCGCATCCAGCATGTCCACCGACAGTGCGCCATGTGCCAGCAGCGCCTCGCTCAGCGCTTCGGCGTAATCGGCTTTGGCGCGCACTGCCAGCGTGAGCCAGGACACGTTTACTTGCCCTTCGTTTTTTCTGCCAGCTTGTGTTCCAGGTAGTGGATGCTGGTTGCGCCGCGCACGAATGCCGCGTCGTTCATCAGTTCCTGATGCAGCGGAATGTTGGTGTTGATACCTTCCACCACCATCTCGGACAAGGCGGTGCGCATACGGGCGATGGCTTGGTCGCGCGTGTCGCCGTAAGCGATGATCTTGCCAATCATGGAATCGTAATACGGCGGGATGAAATAATTGTTGTACACATGCGAGTCAACGCGGATACCGGGGCCGCCGGGCACGTGCCAGTTGGTGATGCGTCCGGGTGAGGGCACGAAAGTGTAAGGATGTTCGGCATTTACGCGACATTCCACGGCATGGCCGCGGAACTGGATGTCTTTCTGGCGGAACGGCAGCTTTTCGCCTGCGGCGATGCGAATCTGCTGCTGAACAATGTCGATGCCGGTGATCATTTCGGTGACCGGATGTTCCACCTGCACGCGGGTGTTCATCTCGATGAAATAGAACTCATCGTTTTCGTACAGGAATTCGAACGTGCCCGCGCCGCGATAATTGATCTTGCGGCAGGCCTCGGCACAGCGTTCGCCAATCTTGTCGCGTAATTTTGCGTTGAGAAACGGAGCCGGTGCTTCCTCGATGATCTTCTGGTGGCGGCGCTGCATTGAACAGTCGCGCTCGCCCAGATATACGGCATTACCGTGCTGGTCGGCCAGGATCTGGATCTCGATATGGCGCGGGTTTTCCAGGAACTTCTCCATGTAAACCATGGGATTGTTGAAGGCAGCCTGCGCTTCGGTCTTGGTCATGGTCACCGCGTTGAGCAGTGCAGCTTCGGTATGCACCACGCGCATGCCGCGCCCGCCGCCACCGCCCGATGCCTTGATGATGACCGGGTAACCGATGAACCTGGCGATACGCATGATTTCGGCCGGATCGTCCGGCAGGGCACCGTCCACGCCGGGCACGACAGGTACGCCCGCCTTCTTCATCGCATTCTTGGCGGAGATCTTGTCGCCCATCAGGCGGATGGTCTCGGCGCGCGGGCCGATGAAGACGAAGCCTGATTTTTCAACGCGCTCGGAAAAATCGGCGTTCTCGGACAAGAAGCCGTATCCGGGGTGGATGGCTTGAGCGTCTGTTACTTCCGCCGCACTGATGATGGCGGGGACATGCAAATAGCTCTGGCTGGAGGGCGCGGGGCCGATAC is a window of Sideroxydans sp. CL21 DNA encoding:
- the accC gene encoding acetyl-CoA carboxylase biotin carboxylase subunit; the protein is MFEKILIANRGEIALRIQRACREMGIKTVAVHSEADAEAKYVKLADESVCIGPAPSSQSYLHVPAIISAAEVTDAQAIHPGYGFLSENADFSERVEKSGFVFIGPRAETIRLMGDKISAKNAMKKAGVPVVPGVDGALPDDPAEIMRIARFIGYPVIIKASGGGGGRGMRVVHTEAALLNAVTMTKTEAQAAFNNPMVYMEKFLENPRHIEIQILADQHGNAVYLGERDCSMQRRHQKIIEEAPAPFLNAKLRDKIGERCAEACRKINYRGAGTFEFLYENDEFYFIEMNTRVQVEHPVTEMITGIDIVQQQIRIAAGEKLPFRQKDIQFRGHAVECRVNAEHPYTFVPSPGRITNWHVPGGPGIRVDSHVYNNYFIPPYYDSMIGKIIAYGDTRDQAIARMRTALSEMVVEGINTNIPLHQELMNDAAFVRGATSIHYLEHKLAEKTKGK
- a CDS encoding DUF3426 domain-containing protein, which translates into the protein MTEITQCPQCGTRFKVTGAQLDAHDGLVRCGRCHEVFDASKHLHDDEPNPQQLSLPIEPEIPAVEAEIPTIETDLAPIFDVPEPKEEPTTLAQQVQFVEELTDEILEMPPKKTSWTAIFAGFLLALILLAQATYYFRIEIGSSLPGLKPLLEDYCALLQCTVALPQKADLVSIESSELESDPNLNNIVTLHALIHNRAPYAQAYPSLELTLTSVQDQPIARRVFHAADYLKAGDNEKQGLPANRDLDIKLHLDTTDLQPSGYRLFLFYPK
- the prmA gene encoding 50S ribosomal protein L11 methyltransferase, whose protein sequence is MSWLTLAVRAKADYAEALSEALLAHGALSVDMLDADADTPDEQAIFGEPGEPTSAVWQHNLINALFENDADVAGILQACCTELGIDALPEHHIETLEESDWVRLTQAQFDPIRISQRLWIVPTWHTPTDPTAINIALDPGLAFGTGSHPTTRLCLRWLDENIRGGESVLDYGCGSGILAIAAMKLGAGKAIGVDVDEQAVQASRDNALANRVQANFQLPDGAALSQYDVVVANILTNPLRALAPLLAAATRSGGRIVLSGILAEQAEGVMSIYAQWFDLVPAVLEDGWCCLSGVKK